The genomic window CCAGTCGGGGCGTTCGAGTACGTCGACGACGGCGCAGCCCCAGCTGTAGCCGGCGCCCACGCTGACCAGGACGATCCGGTCGCCGGGGCGTGCGCGGCCGGAGACCGTGAGGTGGTCGAGGCCCGCGAACTGGTCGCCGGCACCGAGGTGTCCGACGGTCCGGTTCCACTCCCAGGTGGTGCGCTCCGGGTCGATGCCGAACGGCTTGTGGTAGATGGAGTCCAGCCGGCGGCGGCCGAAGTGCGGAAGCACCACCCAGTCGGCGTCGGCGAGTTCGGACCCGGCGTCGGCCAGGGCCTGCTTGATGACCGTCTGCTGGCCGCTGTGGGCCCGGGTGATGGCGTACGAGATCCCGGCGCGGCCGACGAAGGCGCGCTTGGCCGCCTCGAAGTCGACGGGCATCCGGTGGCCGAACGGGGCGGTGGTGAAAGGGTCGTCGCCGCGGTGCAGCGGCTCCAGCTCGGGATCCGCGTACAGCGCGAGCGAGACCAGCCGGGCGAATCCGCCGCGCCGGGAGAGGACGAGCGAGGTGGCGCCGTCGGCGTACGGCGTGCCCGGGTCGGTGTTCCAGCGGTCGATGCCGGGGGCGCAGAACCGGTCGGCGGTGGTGAGGAGGGCGTCGCTGTGCCCGTGGCCCGCCGTGAGGTAGGCGGTGGCCAGGTCGAGCGCGGCGAGCCCGCCGTTGGACATCTGCCGGACCTCGATGGCCTGGCAGGTGTTGCCGAGCGCTTCGCGCTGGATGTAGGAGGCGACGGGCCACAGGTCCTGGCCCTGGTGGTAGGTGTCCGCGTGCAGCAGCAGATCGACGTCCCCGCCGAGGCTGCCGGACCGCTCCAGCGCGGTCCTGGCGGCGGCCACGGCCATCTCCGCGGCGGATTCGTGGGGCGAGTACGCCACCGACTCCATGCCGGTCGCGGCGGCCACCCGGGGCGGGCAGGCCCCGGAGGCGACCGCGTCGGCGACCGGGATTCGGGAGGGGAGCCGGGTGGAGGTCCCCCGTATGTAGACGTCTTCCAGACGCACTGTCACTCCAGATGAGGTCGCGGGCTCAGCCCGTGGCGGCGGCCAGGGGCGGGGCGTCGTCGACCCGTCCGGGCGGCCCGTCGAGCAGGACGTAGTGGACGGCGTCGAGGAGCGCCTGCCAGCTGGCCGCCGTGGTGTTGCCGTCCACGCCGACGGTGCCCCAGTGGCGCTGCCCGTCCCGGTAGGAGATGAGCACCCGGGCCGCGGCCCCGCTCCCGGTCTCCCCGCTCAGCACCCGCACCCGGTAGTCGACGAGTTCGAGCCGGGCGAGGGCGGGGAAGCAGGGGTCCAGGGCGGTGTGCAGCGCGGTGTCCAGGGCGTTGACAGGGCCGTTGCCGTGGCCGGTCGCGGTGACGGGCCGGCCCTGCACCGTGAGACGCACGGTGGCCTCGGTGCGGACCTGCCCGCCGCTGGTGCCGGAGACGCCGACGGACCACGACTCGACCTCGAAGGGCACGGGGCCGCGGCCTCCGGCCAGCTCCTCCCGCAGCAGGAGCGCGAAGGACGCGTCGGCGGACTCGAAGCTGTAGCCGCCGTTCTCCAGTTCCTTGACCCGCGCGGCGGCGCGGGCCACCTCGTCGGAGCCCGCATCGAGGTCGTACCCCAGCTCCCGTGCCTTCAGTTCGATCGACGAGCGGCCGCCCATGTCGGAGACGAGGGTGCGCATGGTGTTGCCGACGAACTCCGGCGTGGTGTGCTGGTAGAGGTCGGGGTCGACCCGCAGCGCGGACGCGTGCAGGCCGGCCTTGTGGGTGAAGGCCGAGCCGCCGATGTACGGCGCGGCAGCGCTGCCCGGGACCTGGGTCAGTTCGGTGACGGCCCGGCCGGTCGCCGCGAGCCCGCGCAGTTTCTCCAGGGGCACGACCTCCCGGCCGCGCTTGAGCACCAGGTTGGCGATCACGGTGAACAGGTCCGCGTTGCCGCAGCGTTCGCCGTAGCCGTGTGCGGTGCCCTGCGCCTGGACCGCTCCGGCGTCGATCGCCGCCATGGTGTTGGCGACGGCGCACCCGGTGTCGTTGTGGCAGTGGATGCCGAGCGGCGCGCCCGTCAGCGCGAGGGTCTCGCCGACCACGGCGCCCACCTCGTCGGGCAGCGAGCCTCCGTTGGTGTCGCACAGGACGACGGTCTCGGCGCCGGCCTCGGCCGCAGCCCGCACGACGGCGAGCGCGTACTCGCGGTTGAGCAGGTAGCCGTCGAAGTAGTGCTCGGCGTCGACGAACACCCTCCGGCCCGCATGCACCAGGTGGCGTACGGTGCCGCTGATCATCGCCAGGTTCTCGGCGAGGGTGGTGCGCAGGGCGTTGCGCACATGCCCGGTGTGGCTCTTGGCCACGAGGGTCACCACCGGGGTCTCGGCCTCAAGCAGGGCGCGTACCTGCGGGTCGAGGGAGGCGGGTACGCCGGGACGCCGGGTGGCGCCGAAGGCGGCGAGCACGGCGTTCTTCAGGTCGAGCTCGGTCCGGGCCCGGTGGAAGAACTCGGTGTCCTTGGGCACGGCACCCGGCCAGCCGCCCTCGATGAATCCGACCCCGAGGTCGTCGAGCCGGCGTGCGACGGCGAGCTTGTCCTCGACCGTCAGCACCATGCCTTCCTGCTGGGTGCCGTCGCGCAGGGTCGTGTCGTAGAGCTGGAAGCTCTGCTCGGCCATCGCCCCTCCCTTGTCCTGTGTGCGCCGGCGATGGCCGGCCGCTGTCCGGATACTTCCCCCACGGTCCGGCGGCGGGCCGGAGAAAGGCTCGAGCGGTGATGGACCGTGCGCACACGACGGTGCGGCGGGAGCGGACGGCAGAGGCCGTCCGCTCCCGCCGCACCGTGAGCGGGGGTGTTACGGAGTCAGGAAGCCGGGGCGGCCTCGGGGGCCTTGCCGGCCTCCTCCTCGTCCTCGGGGGCTTCCAGCCTCATCTGCCGCGGAATCGCGAGCATCAGGAGGAAGGCGAGGACGACGACTCCGCCGAAGACCCACAGGGTGGTCTGCAGGCTGCCGGCGAAGGACGTTCCGGTGGCGTCCTTGGCGTAGCCGGCCAGGACCGGGGCCGCCTGCTGGTTCTGGAGCGCGGGGACGGCGCAGCTCTCCGGGACGACAGCCGGGTCCTTCTCCTCGACCCGGTCGACCGCGCACGTCCGGTAGGCCGCGACGGTGGTGTCCGCATCCCCCGGGGTGAGCCCGGCGGTGGCGACGAGTTCCCTGCGCAGTTCCGCGGACTGGTCGTCGATCGCCGTTCCGGTGTTGCCCACCAGTCCGGCGAAGAAGACGACGCTGACCAGGGCGCCGCCGACGGCGAAGCCGAGCTGGGCGTTGGTGTGAACGATGCCGGAGGCGGAGCCCGCGTCCTTCTGCGGCACCTCGGAGATCACGATCTGCGGCAGCGGGGCCGCGATGAGACCGAAGCCGAGACCGATCAACAGCATCGGCACCACGAGCTGCCAGGAGCTGATGCCGCTGCCGTACTCGCCTGCCGCCCACAGGAAGGCCAGCGCGCCGACCACGGTGACGACCGCACCGGACTGCAGCACCTTGCGACCGAACTTGGGCACCAGGACGACCATGGCCGCCGAGGAGGTGAGGAAGGCGCCGATGCAGAACGGGAGGCTCGTGAGCCCCGAGCGCATCGGCGACCAGCCGAGGCCGACCTGCATGTAGACGGTCCAGCCGATGTTGAACATGCCGATGCCGACGTAGAAGGCGAGGTTCACGCCGAGCCCGGAGGAGAAGCTGCGGATACGGAACAGCGCCAGCTCCACGAGCGGTGAGCCGTCCAGGAGGGTCTTCTTCTTCTGCCACAGGATGAAGGCGACGAGCACCGGCACCGACGCGGCCATCGACACGAAGCCCCACAGCGGCCAGCCCAGTTCGCGGCCCTGGAGCAGCGGGAAGATCAGCAGGAGCAGACCGGCGGTGGCGAGGACGACGCCCCTGACGTCGAGCTTCAGGGCGTGCGGTGCCTTGGACTCACGGAGCACGCGCGGGGCGTAGATCAGCCCGAGGATGCCGACCGGGATGTTGATGAGGAAGATCAGACGCCAGCCGAGGCCGAAGAGGTCCCACTCGGCAAGCGGTCCGCCCGCGCCCATGCCGACCGCGGCGGCCACACCGGCCACACCGCCGTACATGGCGAAGGCGCCGGCCCGCTCCTTGGCGGAGAAGGTGACGTGGATGATGGCGAGGATCTGCGGAACCATGACTCCGGCGAAGGCGCCCTGGATCATGCGGGACGCGACCAGCTGCCAGGGCTCCTGGGCGATTCCGGCTCCCAGCGATGCCAGCGTGAAGCCGGCGACGCCGAGGAGGAACATCCGCTTGCGGCCGTAGATGTCGCCCAGCCTGCCGCCGAGGATCAGCATCAGCGCGAAGCTGAGCTGATAGCCCACCAGCACCCACTGGATGATGGAGTAGCCGCCGCCGATGCCTTGCTGGATGGTCGGGGCCGCCACGTTCGCGATGGTGCCGTCCAGCATGTCCATGAAGGCGGCGACGAGCAGCACCAGCAGGGCCATCCAGCGCTTCGGGTCGGGCGGCGCCGCACCGGTTCGCTTGTCCGCAGCCGTCTCGTCCCTTGCCACCTCCGTCTCCGTGGACGGAGCCTGCTCGGAGGAAATAGCCATGGTGTACCTCTCAGATCTTGGGGGGACCGGGATAGTCCTTGGGGGGTTCCGCAGGTGGCTGGACAGCCTTGGACCATCGGACCGCAGGATGCCCGATGTCAGTGGAATTCCACTGGAGTGCGGCTGAACCGCGGGGCCACTGCGGCAGGACCGCTTCCGCGTGCCAGGTGGTGCGGGTGAGATGCCGCCTCCGCGGCACTCAGCACCGGCGTGACACAGGCCTCGGTGCCTTCGAACAGCTGCGCCCAGTGATCCCGGTCCCCGGTGATGAAGCGGCTCGCGAACTCCCTGCGCAGCGCCGGCCAGTTGTGCGGTTCGTCCCGGTCGGACAGGGCCGCGCCCGCCAGTCCGAGGCCGTGCAGCAGCGCGGCGTAGAAGCGTTCCTCCAGGGCGCCGACTGCCACGTAGCCGCCGTCGGCGCACGCGTAGGTGGTGTAGAACGGCGCTCCGCCGTCCAGCAGGTTCGCGCCGCGCTCGTGCCGCCACTGGCCGGCCGCCTCCATGCCCACCAGCATGCCGAGCATCGCCCCGGCACCGTCCACGATCGCGGCGTCGACGACCTGCCCCCGGCCGGTCCGCTGCCGCTCGTACACGGCCGCGAGGACCCCGGCGACCAGGAACATCGAGCCGCCCGCGAAGTCCCCCAGGAAGTTCACCGGGACGACGGGCGGCCCGCCGGCTTCGCCGATCGCGTACAACGCGCCACTGAGAGCCAGGTAGTTGATGTCGTGTCCGGGGGCCCTGGCGAGCGGTCCCTCCTGCCCCCAGCCCGTCATCCGGGCGTAGACGAGGGCGGGATTGCGTTCCAGGCACACCTCGGGTCCGATACCGAGCCGTTCGGCCACCCCCGGTCTGAAGCCCTCGACCAGGATGTCGGAGCTCTCGAGGAGGCTCAGGAGCTCCGCGACGTCGTCGGGGCTCTTCAGGTCCAGTGCGATGCGGTGGCGTCCGCGGTCCAGGACCTGGTGCCACTGTTCGAAGGAGCGGCGGCCGTCGGCCCGGTCGATCCGGATCACTTCGGCGCCCAGGTCGGCCAGCACCATGCAGGCGAAGGGCGCCGGCCCGATCGCCGCCAGTTCGACCACTCTCAGCCCGCTCAGGGGCCCGGTCGCGGCGGACCGGCCCTCACTCGCTGCAATGCCCATCCCGGGAGGCTAGGAAGCCTGTCCGGAAACCGGCTCGGGCCGCGCTCGCGCCGGGCTCGCACCGCGGCGCACGGACTCCAGCTGTGCCCGAGCGGGCGCTGGCACCGTGCACCGGGAACTCTGTGCCGTCGGAAACCCGACGTTCTTCACGAGGAACGATTCCCCAGAGGAAGGATCCACTGTGACAACCAGTGCTACGGAGCCGGGCACCGCCGAGGCGGAGACCAGCACCTTCCCCTACAAACGGCAGTGCCCCTTCACTCCTCCGAAGGAGTACGCGGAGATCGTCGAGAAGGACGTCTCCCAGGTCACGCTGTCCGGATCCGGCCTCCGCATCTGGACGGTCGCGGGCTACGAGACGATCCGGCAGCTGCTGACGGACCCCCGGGTCAGCGCCTCGCGCCGGCACGACAACTTCCCCTTCTACTTCATCGCCCCGCCGGAGTACCGCACCGAGACGTCCTTCATCGGCTACGACGGCAAGGCGCACAGCGACACCCGCCGCAAGGCCGCCCTGACGTTCACCAGCCGCCAGGTGCGCCGGCTGCGGCCCCGGATCGAGGAGATCGTCGACGACCACCTCGACAAGCTGCTGGCCATGGAGCCCGGGGTGGACTTCCACCACGCGTTCTCGCTGCCGGTGCCGATGACCGTCATCTGCGAG from Streptomyces sp. NBC_01341 includes these protein-coding regions:
- a CDS encoding ketoacyl-ACP synthase III family protein, which gives rise to MRLEDVYIRGTSTRLPSRIPVADAVASGACPPRVAAATGMESVAYSPHESAAEMAVAAARTALERSGSLGGDVDLLLHADTYHQGQDLWPVASYIQREALGNTCQAIEVRQMSNGGLAALDLATAYLTAGHGHSDALLTTADRFCAPGIDRWNTDPGTPYADGATSLVLSRRGGFARLVSLALYADPELEPLHRGDDPFTTAPFGHRMPVDFEAAKRAFVGRAGISYAITRAHSGQQTVIKQALADAGSELADADWVVLPHFGRRRLDSIYHKPFGIDPERTTWEWNRTVGHLGAGDQFAGLDHLTVSGRARPGDRIVLVSVGAGYSWGCAVVDVLERPDWAA
- the cimA gene encoding citramalate synthase, which translates into the protein MAEQSFQLYDTTLRDGTQQEGMVLTVEDKLAVARRLDDLGVGFIEGGWPGAVPKDTEFFHRARTELDLKNAVLAAFGATRRPGVPASLDPQVRALLEAETPVVTLVAKSHTGHVRNALRTTLAENLAMISGTVRHLVHAGRRVFVDAEHYFDGYLLNREYALAVVRAAAEAGAETVVLCDTNGGSLPDEVGAVVGETLALTGAPLGIHCHNDTGCAVANTMAAIDAGAVQAQGTAHGYGERCGNADLFTVIANLVLKRGREVVPLEKLRGLAATGRAVTELTQVPGSAAAPYIGGSAFTHKAGLHASALRVDPDLYQHTTPEFVGNTMRTLVSDMGGRSSIELKARELGYDLDAGSDEVARAAARVKELENGGYSFESADASFALLLREELAGGRGPVPFEVESWSVGVSGTSGGQVRTEATVRLTVQGRPVTATGHGNGPVNALDTALHTALDPCFPALARLELVDYRVRVLSGETGSGAAARVLISYRDGQRHWGTVGVDGNTTAASWQALLDAVHYVLLDGPPGRVDDAPPLAAATG
- a CDS encoding MFS transporter, with amino-acid sequence MAISSEQAPSTETEVARDETAADKRTGAAPPDPKRWMALLVLLVAAFMDMLDGTIANVAAPTIQQGIGGGYSIIQWVLVGYQLSFALMLILGGRLGDIYGRKRMFLLGVAGFTLASLGAGIAQEPWQLVASRMIQGAFAGVMVPQILAIIHVTFSAKERAGAFAMYGGVAGVAAAVGMGAGGPLAEWDLFGLGWRLIFLINIPVGILGLIYAPRVLRESKAPHALKLDVRGVVLATAGLLLLIFPLLQGRELGWPLWGFVSMAASVPVLVAFILWQKKKTLLDGSPLVELALFRIRSFSSGLGVNLAFYVGIGMFNIGWTVYMQVGLGWSPMRSGLTSLPFCIGAFLTSSAAMVVLVPKFGRKVLQSGAVVTVVGALAFLWAAGEYGSGISSWQLVVPMLLIGLGFGLIAAPLPQIVISEVPQKDAGSASGIVHTNAQLGFAVGGALVSVVFFAGLVGNTGTAIDDQSAELRRELVATAGLTPGDADTTVAAYRTCAVDRVEEKDPAVVPESCAVPALQNQQAAPVLAGYAKDATGTSFAGSLQTTLWVFGGVVVLAFLLMLAIPRQMRLEAPEDEEEAGKAPEAAPAS
- a CDS encoding CaiB/BaiF CoA transferase family protein, with protein sequence MGIAASEGRSAATGPLSGLRVVELAAIGPAPFACMVLADLGAEVIRIDRADGRRSFEQWHQVLDRGRHRIALDLKSPDDVAELLSLLESSDILVEGFRPGVAERLGIGPEVCLERNPALVYARMTGWGQEGPLARAPGHDINYLALSGALYAIGEAGGPPVVPVNFLGDFAGGSMFLVAGVLAAVYERQRTGRGQVVDAAIVDGAGAMLGMLVGMEAAGQWRHERGANLLDGGAPFYTTYACADGGYVAVGALEERFYAALLHGLGLAGAALSDRDEPHNWPALRREFASRFITGDRDHWAQLFEGTEACVTPVLSAAEAASHPHHLARGSGPAAVAPRFSRTPVEFH